The Halotia branconii CENA392 region CAATATTATTCAATGATCCGTTGAGATTTTCGCCTGCATAGCGAAAAACTACCTGTCCATTGTCTTCAATCACTGACAAAGTCGCTTTATCAGCGTAAAACCGCCCTTCACCGTGAGCAATAGGTAAAGTGATTATTTCATCTGTTACATAAGCTTGCGTCCAAGAAATATTGGTACGCTCTACTTTTAAGGGAACGCGATCGCAGATAAAATGTAGATCCTGATTTCTTGTCAATACTCCTGGTAAAAGTCCTGCTTCAGTTAATACCTGAAAACCGTTGCAAATACCCAGGACAAACTTGCCTTGTTTGGCATGTTCTATTACCTGTCGCATCACAGGAGAAAACCGCGCAATGGCTCCACAGCGCAGATAATCACCATAACTAAAGCCACCAGGTATAATCACTACATCCAAATCGGCAATGTCTGTTTCTTGATGCCAAACCATGCGAGTTGGTTGTTTTAGTAAATCTCTAGTTACATAAGCAACATCGCGATCGCAATTAGAACCGGGAAAAACAACAACACCGAATTTTGTCATTTGTCATTTGTCATTGGTCAGTGGTCATTGGTCAGTTGTCAATGGCAAATAAGAAGGAATTGAGTATTAGAAAAATATTTCTTAATCCCCAATCCTTAGTTCCTAAAAAACTCCCGTCTGTGTTTCAACCTCTATCAGCTCAAAACGGTAATTTTCAATTACCGGATTGGCTAACATTTGGTTACAGATATTATCAAGGTCTTGACGGGCTTTTTTCTCTTCAGTCGACGTGATGAGCAGTTCAATATACTTACCAATCCGCACTTGTTCAACGTTATCGTATCCCATTTGCTGAAGACCAGATTGTACAGCCACACCAGCAGGGTCTAAGACTGAAGGACGAAGGGTCACGAAAATTTTGGCTAGATACTTGCTTTGCACAGGCTTTTGCTGAATGCTGCGATCGCTATACTATAACTTTCTGCTCCAACTGAGTAAAAATAAGATTATGAAGCAGCTACAGTTAATTTATTAGTTAGCTAGTATAACAGCTTCTAATACAGTAGCAAATTTACACGATTGTCTATGAGAGCCATACGCACCCGCAGTCGCAGTCAAGAGCGTATTTTGAACTTGCTCAAAACTATTAAACAAGGCATTTCTGCCCAGGATATTTACGTAGAGTTACGTAGTCGCAACGAAAGTATGGGTTTAGCTACCGTTTACCGTTCTTTAGAAGCTTTAAAACTGGAAGGCATGGTTCAAGTGCGGACTCTAGCTAACGGCGAAGCTCTCTATAGCCTAGCGCAGCAAGATAAACACCACTTAACTTGTCTGCAATGTGGTGTTTCCATTCCTATTAATCAATGTCCTGTTCATGACTTAGAAGACCAGCTAGAATCCAATCATCAATTTAAAGTTTTCTACCACACTCTAGAATTTTTTGGTTTATGCAACAAATGTCAAGTAAATCAGGCTGCTGGTGTAGAAGATGATTAAAAAAAACTTATATGTTAGTAGTAAGGATTTCAGTCCTTCTCTTCTAAGCACTAATCCATTAACTACAAACCCTTCAAACTAGTCCCTATCAAGAATCAGACTAACCGTCATTACATTATGCTTAACAAAGCCATTATGACCACTAACTTACCTGTAGCCACAGAAATTATACCAACGGTTTTGCAATTGCAACCTGCGATCGCACTAACCGAAGATCAGTTTTACGAATTTTGTCAGCTAAACCGCGACTTTCGCATCGAACGCAATGCTGTGGGAGAATTAGTGATTATGCCCCCTACTGGTTCCGAAACCGATCAACATAACTTTGACATAATTGTTCAGTTAGGTATTTGGACAAAGCAAGATGGTACAGGTGTAGGTTTTGGTTCCAGTGGTGGGTTTACTTTGCCGAATGGTGCGGTGCGTTCTCCCGATGCAGCTTGGATAAAACGCGATCGCTGGGAAGCCATACCAGTGGAACTGCGAAAAAAATTTGCACCGATTTGTCCTGAATTTGTGATTGAGTTGCGTTCTGAGAGCGATCGCTTGTAAATTTTGCAAGACAAGATGCAAGAGTATATTAATAATGGCACGCAACTTGGTTGGTTAATTGATAGAAAACAACGCCAAGTTTTTATTTATCGTTTTAATATTGCGGTTGAAGTATTAGATAATCATAAAACACTGAACAGTGAACCGTTGCTACCTGGTTTTATTTTGGATTTAAGTCAAGTTTGGTAAAGCATAAATTTCAATACATGATAGTTTGAAATATACATTATGGGCAAACTAACCTAGTGGTCAAATAGTCTCTATATCACTAGGAAAAGATTATAATGTACGAACCCACCGATTACAAACTTATCAATCTCGATCAATTAAGAAATCAATCTGCTAACTACCACTCTAAAATACCCTTCCAGCATCAAATTGAGGCTTTTGAAGCCCTGAGTAAAACATTTAAATTTGGCAGCGAAAAACCGGGTAGTGGAATCTTAGTACTTCCTACGGGTGCTGGCAAGACATTTACCGCTGTCAGATGGTTATCCGATCATGTAATCCCTAAAAATATTAAAATCCTTTGGTTAGCTCCTTCATTTTACTTGTTGGATCAAGCATTCGATACCTTTGAAAAAGGTGCTAAGGATATTCCAGAGCCTAAGAAAACGTTAAATATTAGGTGCGTTTCTAGTAATCCTTCTCATGCCAAAGCTTCATCAATACAACTAACTGATGATATTGTCATCATGACAATACAAACAGCTATCAATAATTTACATACTGATGCTCTAGATAGATTTGGTAATAAATTTGAGACAGCTTTTAAAAAATTTATTGATTATTGTAGAGAGACAGGACTTTTTGTTGTAGTTGATGAAGCTCACCATTCCCCTGCCTATGGTTGCAGAAACTTATTGATTGGTGAAAAAGATTCTGCTTTAGGACTTCGAGGATTATTTCCACAGTTAAATCTGCTTGGTCTAACAGCTACACCAACGTATAATGATAAGGCTAGAAGAGGTTGGCTTTGGAAAATATTTGAGAATGAAATTATTTATGAAGCTAAAAAAGAAAGTTTAATATTACAAGGAATTTTAGCTAAATCTAATTATATTGAAGTCTCAACTGGTAAAGAATGGGAAATTGATGATGGATTATACGAACGGTTAGTTAAGCAACATAAAGACCTCCCAGAATCAATTATTGAGAAACTTGCAACTGATAAACCGAGAAACAATTTTATAGCAGATGCTTATGTATCAAATAAAGATAGCTATGGTAAAACAATTATCTTTGCTGATCGTTGGTTTCAATGCATCTATATAAAAGAAAAGCTTCTCGAAAAGGGCGTTAGAGTAGACGCAATTTATTCACATATAGATGCCGATCCTGGCTCTGCTGATGCAAGAAATAAACGTACTCAAAGTGATAATCAAAGGATTTTGGATGAATTTAAGAATAATAAGCTTGATGTTTTAATAAATGTACGGATGTTAACAGAGGGTGCTGACATTCCTAATGTTAAAACTGTATTTATTACTCGCCAAACAACAAGCTCTATCTTAATGACTCAAATGATTGGTAGAGCATTAAGGGGTGAAAAAGTAGGAGGTAGTGCTGAGGCGAATATTGTTCTATTCTTCGATGACTGGAAACGTTTAGTTGATTGGGCTAACCCAAAAGATAGCGATACCATAGATAAAGAAAAAGTCTCTGTAAAAGGATATTACCCACTTGAATATATTTCTATTCGTCTAGTTGAGGAATTATCAAAATCAATAGAAAGTGGTGGAGATTATCAAATAGAATACAAAAAAATATGCCCTATTGGTTGGTATAAAACTGAAATTGTGTATGCTAATGTTGATAATCAACATGAATTAATGGAATCATTTACTGAATTTGTCATGGTATATGAACATACAAAATCAAAACTTGATTCATTTATTCTCTTTATTCGTTCTACAAACTTATTAGATGAATGGTCTAAAGAATATCTTGATGATAAATGGATGCAGTCTCAAGTACAACAATGGATAAGTGACGGATTTGAACGCAAAACTGACAATATTGGTGGAAAGCTTGATTCAGATTTAATTAAGATTGTTCGCCACATTGCTCAAAATCAATCTGTACCTATATACCATCCATTTGAGGAAAGAGAACTGTATGACTTAGATAAAATTGCTTATAAAGTAATTGATTTCCCCCCTCGCTTAAAACATGAATATTTAGACGAAGAGTTTTCTAAATCTGAGACATTGTGGAAAGTTTTTTATAAAAGTTTGATTCGATTTGAAACAGCAGTTGACGCAGCGATTATAAATATTATTTATCAGCCTACACCTCAATCTACTCTAACTGTAATTAATTTATTAAAAACAGAGGATAGAGAATTAACCGAAGTAGAAAAAGAAGAAGTTAAAGCACGAGATAGGTGTACTTGTCTATGTTGTGGAGTAAATACCAAAGGTAAATTACAAATCGATCATATTAAACCGTTTTCTATGGGCGGTAAAACATCTATAGAAAACTCACAAACTCTGTGTGTTACTTGCAATAGATGTAAAGGTCAGAATGAAATTGATTTTCGGTGTAATACAACGAAATTGATTAATCCAAAAAATCTTGATTTATCATTTATATCAGAAGGTGAAAAGGCTATAAAGACTATAACAAGAGTAGTTAACTTCTTTTACCATTGCAAAGCAGTTTCCAAAATTGATTGGGAAGTATATACTTACACTTACAATATATATTTGTACCCTAGTAACAATCCTGAATGGTTGCTTAAACATAAAGCAGAACTTCTTAACTTAATTCAAAATAAGCTTGGTTGTCATGCTGAATATATTAATGTTACTACGATGAAATAAAATTACTAATTTGAAATTAGTATTGACTAGACTCATCAAAAATCGGGACTGAGAATAAATCCCAGTCCCGATAAAAAAGCGGGCTAACCGTCATTTATGTGGTTAACCCGTTCAGCTTTGGGAACGCGCAGAGAAATTGTTATTGCAATACCAACTTCACATTGGCGTTTTGCAGACCGCGCTGTTTTACTTCAGCCAATGTTTTGTTAACTGCATATTTTTGGTTGATAGAATTGATCAACTCGGTTTGGTTGTGCTTTTTAGCAACGCCCCACAAGTCAGCGATTAGGTCAAAAGAACCATCGCTATTGCGAGACCAACCTAGATCATATTCGCCTTCCAAAACAGCTACGATATCGGAACGCACGCGCTGACCGTTATAACCACGAACATCAGCTTCAGTTTTTGTGCTGATACCTAGGTCGCGCAGGGAAGCTTTGAGGATTTCAGCATCGGTGATCTTGGTACGCAGAGTGCTAAAATGAGACATTTGGGTTTCCTCCAGTGAGAAGATTCAGAACAACGACAACGGTTTATCTTCAGCGAAGCCGCATTTAATTGGAAGCGGCTTTTTCTCTTAACTGCTAGCATTTTTCAGCTAGCCTTTACCCTTGGATGAGCAAGGGAAAGCTTTTAAAACTCCATTCGCTGATATTCAGCAACAGAGGATGCCGCAGGGCGTGCGCGCTGTCTAGCCCAATCTCTAAGGGCTGTTACCTGTTCTTGCATGGTACGAGACAATGGCAAAGTCGCCTTAAGTGCAGCAATAATATCTAGTTGGGTGAACTCACGGTCTTGGGCAAATGCTTCATACATTGCCGCAACGAGCGCTTGTTCAATTTCTGCCCCAGAAAAACCATCGGACATCTTAGCTAGTTGCTCTAAATCGAAGCGAGAGATGTCTTCACGACGCTTTGTCAGGTGAATTTTGTAAATATCCTGCCGTTCTTCAGATGTGGGCAAATCTACAAAGAAAATTTCGTCAAAACGACCTTTCCTTAAAAATTCTCCAGGCAAACGTTCAACTCGGTTAGCAGTTGCCATCACAAACACTGGAGATTTTTTCTCTTGCATCCAGGTGAGGAAAGAACCAAAAATTCTACTAGATGTGCCGCCATCAGAATCAGATGAACCTGTACTACCTGCAAAGGATTTATCCAATTCGTCAATAAACAAAATCGCTGGAGAGATTGATTCTGCTGTCTTGAGGGCATTACGTAGATTTGCTTCACTCCGCCCTACCATCGAGCCATCGTAGACTCGACCCATATCTAACCTTAAGAGTGGCAAACCCCACAACCTAGAGGTAGTTTTGGCAATTAATGACTTACCACAGCCCGGAACCCCTAAAATTAGCATTCCTTTTGGTTGAGGTAAACCATATTCTCTAGCTCTTTCTGTAAAGGCGTTAGAACGCTGCTTGAGCCAGTTTTTCAGTTCTTCTAAGCCACCTACAGCATCAATGGTTTCATCTTCTTCTATGTATTCTAAGATGCCATTACGCCGAATCAGTTGCTTTTTCTCAGATAGAACTATATCTACTTCTTCTTCCGTTAGGCGGCCTGTAGTTACTTGTGCCTTACGATACACTTTCTCAGCTTCATCTTTGGTTAAACCCAAAGCTGCTTTAAGAAGCTTTTCTCGCGCCTCTGTTGTGAGTCTTCGTCCGCGATTTTGCTCAATATGGTGAGTTAAAACTTTGTTTAACTCAGACATATCAGGTAATTTAAAATCGAGAACTACAACTTCTTTTTCTAGTTCAATGGGTACTTGCTGCATAGGAGACATCAAAACGATGTTCTTTTGCATACCTCTGAAGCTAGCGATCGCATCACGTAAAGATCTATTTGTAGCAGGCGCATCAATAAATGGATGTAAATCTTTAAGAATAAATATACCAGGTTCTCTTTGCCGGATGATCCACTCAATAGCCGCCTCTGGAGAAACAGTATTGTGCTGGGTGACATTCCGGGGTTGACCATACTCCACGATGCCGTGAGTTACTGTCCAAACAAACACTCGGCGTTGGGGCTTTAAAGTTTGGGCAATTGTGGAAATTGCTTGCTCAGCCCGCTCTTCCTCGGAGGTCACAAGGTAGATTAGAGGGTATTGAGCTTGAATTAAAATATTGAGCTCTTCTTTCATACAATCGACCTACTTGAGACCTTCAATACAGTAAAGACATCGTTTTGTTGGTAGTGAAAACCGAATTTATGAATACTCATTCATAATTCTTACCTAGCAAGGAACCAACTCTTCCTCACCCTTAGGATGGGTTTCATCTTTTTCCATTTCATCAATGGGAAGATGCTCTTGAGAGACTACTCCTGGCTGACTACCCAAAGTAACCAATTCCCCATCACGTAAAACTAATGAACTTTCACAATTTGGACAAGAATAAACTCTATGAGTTCTTCCAAAGGCTGAAGTTTCCATTTCCTCTACTAATTCTGAGTTAGCTAGGTAGAAGACAAGGGCGCGTTCAGCAAGATCTGACATAGGTTCAGAATCTACGGCTGAACGAATCTTCAGCCTTTTGTGCAGTTCTGGCGACAAATACAAAGTGACCTTTTGCTTAGCTTGCATATAACTCTTTGACGGCCTTACCCGGGTATGTATATAACGTTATCCGCTACTTTCTCAGTTGTCAAGACAGCAAAACGTTTTGACGGCATTTTTGTTACATTTTTTTACAAAATAGACTTTTGTTTTATTAACATAGTTACTTATAAAACTGCTACTAAATTTGATTTGAACCCAAATCAAATCGTCATACAGTATTGCTAAGCTGCCCATAGAATTAACTGTGGCTAAAAGTAGAAAGATGTTCACTACAGTAAAAGTCTGTAGAGCAGGGCAAAAAATTTATACTAAAGCTCAAGTGATTAACGTAGCGATCGCTTTGTTGATCTTCTTGTGGGGATGTTCTGCGTCGAGTTTGAACGGTGCTGATTTGACATGGAAAACTTATCAAAATGAACGTTATGGCTTTGAGTTCCCATATCCCAGCAACTGGACAGCTTTACCACCCCCAACAAATAATGATGGCATTGTCTTAGTATCACCTCAAAGCAACACAGTGGAAATTCGGGCATGGGCGGTTAATCGGCCACCAGATGCTTTTACCAAAGACCACAAGATCAACTCCAACTTTCAAACAGATCAAGGAATCTCTGGGGAAATGCTTGTAGAAGTTAATCAACAAGTAAGTTCAATGAAATTGAGCCTCACTCAAGATCAAGTCAAATACTACTGGCAAGGGCAAAGCCAAAACCAGGAATTTCCAGATTACTATCGTTTGTTTTACTACATTGCTCAGCACTACCGTATTCCTCAATAATTTAGTTAATTTATGTTTAACTACTAACCAGTCTCTTGCTTTTAATGGTTTAGAGGGTACAGAAACCTGATAGATTTAGCTATCAGCGAGTAAAAACTGGTGAAAATGAAAGTCCTGGTTATTGGTGGAGATGGGTATTGCGGTTGGGCAACTGCACTTTACCTTTCCAATCGAGGTTATGATGTTGGGATTTTAGATAGTTTGGTGCGGCGGCACTGGGATAATGAACTGGGTATCGAAACTCTGACTCCGATCGCGCCAATTCAGCAACGTCTCCAGCGCTGGCAAGATTTGACTGGCAAATCTATCGACCTATTCATCGGCGACATTACTAATTACGAATTTCTCAAAAAAGTACTACACCAATTTGAGCCTAATGCCATAGTGCATTTTGGTGAACAGCGTTCAGCTCCTTTTTCGATGATTGACCGTGAACATGCAGTTCTTACCCAGGTCAATAACGTAGTCGGTACTTTGAACTTACTGTATGCCATGCGGGAAGATTTCCCCGATTGCCACATGGTGAAGTTGGGAACAATGGGTGAATACGGTACGCCCAACATCGATATTGAAGAAGGGTACATTACCATTGAACACAATGGGCGCAAAGATACCCTGCCTTATCCCAAACAGCCCGGTTCCATGTATCATCTAAGCAAAGTCCATGATAGCCATAATATTCACTTTGCTTGCCGAGTTTGGGGATTACGGGCTACAGATTTAAACCAAGGAATAGTTTACGGCGTTCTCACCGAAGAAACGGGAATGGACGAACTGTTAATTAATCGCCTTGATTATGATGGAGTATTCGGTACAGCACTGAATCGTTTTTGCATTCAAGCAGCGATCGCTCACCCCCTAACCGTCTACGGTAAAGGTGGGCAAACTCGTGGATTTTTAGATATCCGAGATACAGTGCGCTGTGTGGAATTAGCGATCGCTAATCCCGCCGAACCAGGAGAGTTCCGCGTCTTTAACCAATTTACCGAACTATTCAGTGTTGGTGATTTGGCGTTAATGGTGAAAAAAGCCGGGAATGCAATGGGGCTAAATGTAGACATCAATCACTTAGATAACCCCAGAGTTGAAAAAGAAGAACATTACTTCAATGCTAAAAACACCAAACTTTTGGATCTAGGTTTACAGCCTCACTATCTCTCAGATTCTCTGCTTGATTCTTTGTTGAATTTTGCGATCAAGTATCAAAAACGAGCAGATCACAAACAAATTCTGCCCAAAGTCTCTTGGCATCGTCAAAGCAAAGCATGAAATAAAGGCATAGGAGCAGGGAAAGAGGCAGCACAGAGACTCATACCATTTCACTAAATATCTAATACAAATGATTGGTCTCTAAATTCTTTCCTCCCCTGCTCCTTGCCCCCTTCCCCCTGCCTCTTGAAACGCGCTCTTAAGTTGGCATTATTTGCCTGTACTGAATAGTTTTTTATGAGAATCGCCCTCTTCACCGAAACCTTTTTGCCGAAGGTTGATGGTATTGTTACCCGCTTGCGTCATACCGTTGACCATTTACAACGTCATGGAAACGAAGTTTTGGTAATTGCCCCTGACGGTGGCATTACTGAACACAAAGGAGCTAAAGTTTACGGAGTTACCGGCTTTCCCTTGCCATTGTATCCAGAGTTGAAAATGGCATTACCCCGCCCTAGCATTGGTTATGCACTAGAAGAGTTTCAGCCAGACATTATTCATGTTGTGAACCCAGCAGTTTTAGGATTGTCTGGGATTTTTTATAGCAAAGTTCTTAAAATTCCTTTAGTAGCTTCTTACCATACACATTTACCCCAATATCTCCAACATTATGGTTTGGGAATGTTAGAAGGGTTTCTTTGGGAATTACTCAAAGGCGCTCATAATCAAGCTGCATTAAATCTTTGCACCTCTACAGCGATGATGGAGGAATTAACAGCACATGGAATCGAAAGGGTGCATGTATGGCAACGGGGGGTAGATACAGAATTATTCCATCCTGATTTAGCTAGTATAGAGATGCGATCGCGTCTGTCACAAAATCACCCGGAAAGTCCTTTACTTCTCTACGTCGGTCGCCTTTCGGCCGAAAAAGAAATTGAGCGCATCAAACCAATATTAGAAGCAATTCCCCAAGCGCGATTGGCATTAGTAGGCGATGGCCCCCACCGCCAAGCCCTAGAAAAATATTTTGCTGGCACAAATACTCATTTTGTCGGATATTTGATTGGGCAAGAATTAGGTGCTGCTTTTGCTAGCGCTGATGCGTTTGTCTTTCCTTCCCGCACAGAAACACTAGGTTTAGTATTGCTAGAAGCAATGGCTGCTGGTTGTCCAGTCGTAGCAGCTCGTTCTGGCGGCATTCCTGATATTGTCACAGAAGGCGTAAATGGATATCTCTTTGAGCCGACAGCAGATATTCAAGATGCCATTTCTGCTACTACTCGCCTTTTAGAACACAAACAAGAACGAGATATCATTCGTCAAAATGCTCGCCGGGAAGCAGAAAGTTGGGGATGGGCAGCTGCCACTAGCCAACTGCAAGATTACTATCAAAAGGTAGTATTTGCAGAACAATTGACACCAGCAGTTTATTGAGAAGGGCAAAAGGGAACAAAGCGGGATTCATACCCTCACTAAATCTTTAATTTAGTGGGGGATTTAAACTGAATTGGGTAGCGTAATGATGCTAGCAAGTCCACAACTGTCATTATGAATTACGTTAGCGACGCAGGAGCGTCACTTGTACTGAGTTCAACCTGAGCGGAGCCGAAGGGCGAAGTCAAAGTATTACGAACTACGAATTAATATGAATCTTCCCAATCCTGGTAGTGTCTTAGCTACATTAACTGAACTGACTCAAGTTAATCGCACTCACGCTTTGTTGCGTCGTGTCAAAGACCTTTCTGTTAACGAATTTGTTTGCTTACTAGACTTTATCACTGCTGAATTTCAGCAATTTCTTAGAGCAATTGAACTCATTAATAATGAAGCTCTAGAAACGATGTTGGAGAAAGTACTAGAAGCAATCACACTCAAAATTGGTCAAATTCTCCAAGCAGAACACACAGCAATTTTTTTGGTGGATTATGACAAAGGTCAACTGTGGTCAAAAGTACCCCAGGATAATACACAAAAATTTTTAGAAATTCGTATTCCCATCAAAGTTGGTATCCCAGGTCATGTTGCCAGTACTGGTCAATATTTGAATATACCTGATACTTCTAGTCATCCTTTATTCAGCCCAGAGTTAGAAAAACAAATGGGCTACACAATTAATAATCTTTTATGTGTACCCGTTATTAGTAGTAAAAACCAAACTGTAGCAGTAGTACAACTGGCAAATAAAGCAGGAAATACTCCGTTTGACCATGATGATGAAGAACGTTTTCGAGACTTTGCTGCTTCTATTGGCATTATCTTAGAAAGCTGTCAGTCTTTTTATGTAGCAGCTCGTAATCAACGAGGTGCGACAGCTCTTTTACGGGCAACCCAGACTTTAGGGCAAAGTTTAGACTTAGAAGCAACTTTGCAGATAGTCATGGAGCAAGCCCGGATTTTAATGCAAGCAGACCGCAGTACACTATTTTTGTATCGCAAAGAAATGGGCGAACTCTGGACAAAAGTTGCAGCCGCGGCAGATGATACAGATCTGATAGAAATTCAAATGCCAGCCAACCGTGGTATTGCTGGTTATGTGGCTTCTACTGGAAAAGCGCTCAATATTCCCGATGCCTATAAAGACCCTCGTTTTGACCCGACTATAGATAGAAAGACTGGGTATCTCACTCGTAACATCTTGTGTTTG contains the following coding sequences:
- the purQ gene encoding phosphoribosylformylglycinamidine synthase subunit PurQ codes for the protein MTKFGVVVFPGSNCDRDVAYVTRDLLKQPTRMVWHQETDIADLDVVIIPGGFSYGDYLRCGAIARFSPVMRQVIEHAKQGKFVLGICNGFQVLTEAGLLPGVLTRNQDLHFICDRVPLKVERTNISWTQAYVTDEIITLPIAHGEGRFYADKATLSVIEDNGQVVFRYAGENLNGSLNNIAGICDRQGNVLGMMPHPERASDAMLGGSDGLRLFQGLLEKVMALV
- the purS gene encoding phosphoribosylformylglycinamidine synthase subunit PurS, with the protein product MQSKYLAKIFVTLRPSVLDPAGVAVQSGLQQMGYDNVEQVRIGKYIELLITSTEEKKARQDLDNICNQMLANPVIENYRFELIEVETQTGVF
- a CDS encoding Fur family transcriptional regulator is translated as MRAIRTRSRSQERILNLLKTIKQGISAQDIYVELRSRNESMGLATVYRSLEALKLEGMVQVRTLANGEALYSLAQQDKHHLTCLQCGVSIPINQCPVHDLEDQLESNHQFKVFYHTLEFFGLCNKCQVNQAAGVEDD
- a CDS encoding DEAD/DEAH box helicase family protein; translated protein: MYEPTDYKLINLDQLRNQSANYHSKIPFQHQIEAFEALSKTFKFGSEKPGSGILVLPTGAGKTFTAVRWLSDHVIPKNIKILWLAPSFYLLDQAFDTFEKGAKDIPEPKKTLNIRCVSSNPSHAKASSIQLTDDIVIMTIQTAINNLHTDALDRFGNKFETAFKKFIDYCRETGLFVVVDEAHHSPAYGCRNLLIGEKDSALGLRGLFPQLNLLGLTATPTYNDKARRGWLWKIFENEIIYEAKKESLILQGILAKSNYIEVSTGKEWEIDDGLYERLVKQHKDLPESIIEKLATDKPRNNFIADAYVSNKDSYGKTIIFADRWFQCIYIKEKLLEKGVRVDAIYSHIDADPGSADARNKRTQSDNQRILDEFKNNKLDVLINVRMLTEGADIPNVKTVFITRQTTSSILMTQMIGRALRGEKVGGSAEANIVLFFDDWKRLVDWANPKDSDTIDKEKVSVKGYYPLEYISIRLVEELSKSIESGGDYQIEYKKICPIGWYKTEIVYANVDNQHELMESFTEFVMVYEHTKSKLDSFILFIRSTNLLDEWSKEYLDDKWMQSQVQQWISDGFERKTDNIGGKLDSDLIKIVRHIAQNQSVPIYHPFEERELYDLDKIAYKVIDFPPRLKHEYLDEEFSKSETLWKVFYKSLIRFETAVDAAIINIIYQPTPQSTLTVINLLKTEDRELTEVEKEEVKARDRCTCLCCGVNTKGKLQIDHIKPFSMGGKTSIENSQTLCVTCNRCKGQNEIDFRCNTTKLINPKNLDLSFISEGEKAIKTITRVVNFFYHCKAVSKIDWEVYTYTYNIYLYPSNNPEWLLKHKAELLNLIQNKLGCHAEYINVTTMK
- a CDS encoding DUF1257 domain-containing protein; the protein is MSHFSTLRTKITDAEILKASLRDLGISTKTEADVRGYNGQRVRSDIVAVLEGEYDLGWSRNSDGSFDLIADLWGVAKKHNQTELINSINQKYAVNKTLAEVKQRGLQNANVKLVLQ
- a CDS encoding AAA family ATPase, with product MKEELNILIQAQYPLIYLVTSEEERAEQAISTIAQTLKPQRRVFVWTVTHGIVEYGQPRNVTQHNTVSPEAAIEWIIRQREPGIFILKDLHPFIDAPATNRSLRDAIASFRGMQKNIVLMSPMQQVPIELEKEVVVLDFKLPDMSELNKVLTHHIEQNRGRRLTTEAREKLLKAALGLTKDEAEKVYRKAQVTTGRLTEEEVDIVLSEKKQLIRRNGILEYIEEDETIDAVGGLEELKNWLKQRSNAFTERAREYGLPQPKGMLILGVPGCGKSLIAKTTSRLWGLPLLRLDMGRVYDGSMVGRSEANLRNALKTAESISPAILFIDELDKSFAGSTGSSDSDGGTSSRIFGSFLTWMQEKKSPVFVMATANRVERLPGEFLRKGRFDEIFFVDLPTSEERQDIYKIHLTKRREDISRFDLEQLAKMSDGFSGAEIEQALVAAMYEAFAQDREFTQLDIIAALKATLPLSRTMQEQVTALRDWARQRARPAASSVAEYQRMEF
- a CDS encoding NAD-dependent epimerase/dehydratase family protein, with the protein product MKVLVIGGDGYCGWATALYLSNRGYDVGILDSLVRRHWDNELGIETLTPIAPIQQRLQRWQDLTGKSIDLFIGDITNYEFLKKVLHQFEPNAIVHFGEQRSAPFSMIDREHAVLTQVNNVVGTLNLLYAMREDFPDCHMVKLGTMGEYGTPNIDIEEGYITIEHNGRKDTLPYPKQPGSMYHLSKVHDSHNIHFACRVWGLRATDLNQGIVYGVLTEETGMDELLINRLDYDGVFGTALNRFCIQAAIAHPLTVYGKGGQTRGFLDIRDTVRCVELAIANPAEPGEFRVFNQFTELFSVGDLALMVKKAGNAMGLNVDINHLDNPRVEKEEHYFNAKNTKLLDLGLQPHYLSDSLLDSLLNFAIKYQKRADHKQILPKVSWHRQSKA
- a CDS encoding glycosyltransferase family 4 protein — protein: MRIALFTETFLPKVDGIVTRLRHTVDHLQRHGNEVLVIAPDGGITEHKGAKVYGVTGFPLPLYPELKMALPRPSIGYALEEFQPDIIHVVNPAVLGLSGIFYSKVLKIPLVASYHTHLPQYLQHYGLGMLEGFLWELLKGAHNQAALNLCTSTAMMEELTAHGIERVHVWQRGVDTELFHPDLASIEMRSRLSQNHPESPLLLYVGRLSAEKEIERIKPILEAIPQARLALVGDGPHRQALEKYFAGTNTHFVGYLIGQELGAAFASADAFVFPSRTETLGLVLLEAMAAGCPVVAARSGGIPDIVTEGVNGYLFEPTADIQDAISATTRLLEHKQERDIIRQNARREAESWGWAAATSQLQDYYQKVVFAEQLTPAVY